In Rattus norvegicus strain BN/NHsdMcwi chromosome 1, GRCr8, whole genome shotgun sequence, a genomic segment contains:
- the Ccdc186 gene encoding coiled-coil domain-containing protein 186 isoform X3, producing the protein MQEGETTRLARETEKLKEEMNSHIIKVKWAQNKLKAEVDSHKETKDKLKETTTKLTQAKEEAEQIRQNCQDMIKTYQESEEIKSNELDAKLRVTKGELEKQMQEKSDQLEMHHAKIKELEDLKRTFKEGMDELRTLRTKTKCLEDERLRTEDELSKYREIINRQKAEIQNVWDKVKAAQQLQEQLYSGKQEIEHLKEEMESLNSLINDLQKDIEGSRKRESELLLFTEKLTSKNAQLQSEASSLQAQVDSLSCSESQLQSQCEHMKQTNGDLESRLLKEEELRKEEVQSLQAELSAVQTEARALSTQVEELKDELVTQRRKHASNVKDLSKQLQQARRKLDQTENGNYDKDVSSMGSRSSSSGSLNARSSAEDRSPENTSSSVAVDNFPEVDKAMLIDRIVRLQKAHARKNEKIEFMEDHIKQLVEEIRKKTKIIQSYVLREESGTLSSEASDFNKVHLSRRGGIMASLYTSHPADSGLTLELSLEINRKLQAVLEDTLLKNITLKENLQTLGTEIERLIKHQHELEQRTKKA; encoded by the exons GAAGGCGAAACAACCAGACTCGCCAGAGAAACTGAGAAATTAAAGGAGGAGATGAACTCTCACATCATTAAAGTAAAGTGGGCGCAAAACAAGTTAAAAGCTGAAGTGGACTCACACAAG GAGACCAAAGATAAACTCAAAGAAACAACCACAAAACTAACCCAGGCGAAGGAAGAAGCTGAGCAGATCCGGCAGAACTGTCAGGATATGATAAAGACATATCAG GAATCCGAAGAAATTAAGTCCAATGAGCTTGATGCAAAGCTCAGAGTCACAAAAGGAGAACTTGAAAAACAAATGCAAGAGAAATCCGACCAGCTGGAG ATGCATCATGCCAAGATAAAGGAGCTAGAAGATCTGAAGAGGACGTTTAAGGAGGGCATGGATGAGCTACGCACACTGAGAACAAAG ACGAAGTGTCTGGAAGATGAACGTCTAAGAACCGAAGATGAGCTGTCAAAGTACCGGGAAATCATCAACCGGCAGAAAGCCGAGATCCAGAATGTATGGGACAAGGTGAAGGCCGCACAGCAGTTACAGGAACAGCTTTACAG TGGTAAACAAGAAATTGAACAtttgaaggaagaaatggaaagcCTTAATTCTTTGATTAACGACCTACAAAAGGACAttgaaggcagcaggaaaaggGAGTCTGAGCTCCTGCTTTTCACAGAAAAGCTCACTAGTAAGAATGCACAGCTGCAGTCTGAGGCCAGCTCGCTGCAGGCACAGGTGGATAGCCTCTCCTGCAGCGAAAGTCAGCTGCAGAGCCAGTGCGAACACATGAAGCAGACCAATGGTGACCTG GAGAGCAGGTTGCTCAAAGAGGAGGAACTTCGAAAAGAAGAAGTGCAGAGTCTGCAAGCCGAGCTTTCCGCTGTGCAGACGGAAGCCAGAGCCTTGAGCACCCAGGTGGAAGAGCTGAAAGATGAGTTAGTAACACAGAGGCGCAAGCACGCCTCTAACGTCAAGGACCTCAGCAAACAGCTTCAGCAAG ctcgGAGAAAGTTAGACCAGACTGAGAATGGAAACTACGACAAAGATGTGAGCAGCATGGGAAGTCGTTCCAGTTCATCAG GGTCACTTAATGCTCGAAGCAGTGCTGAAGACCGATCTCCAGAGAACACCAGCTCCTCGGTGGCTGTGGACAACTTCCCAGAAGTGGACAAGGCCATGCTGATTGACAGGATAGTGAGGCTGCAGAAAGCGCATGCCCGGAAGAATGAGAAGATAGAGTTCATGGAGGACCACATCAAACAGCTGgttgaagaaataagaaaaaaaaccaa AATAATTCAGAGTTACGTTTTACGAGAAGAATCAGGCACACTTTCTTCAGAAGCATCTGATTTTAACAAAGTGCATTTGAGTAGACGCGGTGGCATCATGGCGTCCTTGTACACATCCCATCCCGCTGATAGTGGGCTAACACTGGAGCTCTCTTTGGAAATCAACCGAAAATTACAGGCTGTTTTGGAAGATACATTGCTAAAAAATATTACTTTGAAG GAAAACCTGCAAACACTTGGAACAGAAATAGAACGCCTTATTAAACACCAGCATGAACTGGAGCAGAGGACGAAGAAGGCCTAA